The Pocillopora verrucosa isolate sample1 chromosome 9, ASM3666991v2, whole genome shotgun sequence genome includes the window GTATGAGACATTTTGGCTTCGCTTCCTTTTTTGAATCAAATTTAGTGTCCTTCAGGTGGTAGAGAGCAGTTTAAGATAGAAGAACTGAGAGCTTGCCTTACCAAGATTGCAACACCTCCAGAATCTCAAGATGTATTTTCGATGTGTCTATGGCTTCGCCACGCTTCACCATGGTGATCCTTTCagcttaaatttaaaaaaattaatccaatTAAATCCATTGTAAGTGTCTATATGTCTTACGCGCCGAGTTTGAGATCCGCATCGTAAATTAAGGACCGAGTTTTTTCATATTGACTTGTGGCCCAAATACATCAAGAATCCTAAAATTATAGCACAAACGGAGGAAAAGGACGGTAAGATATTTATCTCACATTTCTTACGAGTGTCTCACATTGTTTAACGGGTCGAAGACTCTTCGAAATGTCGTGAGGCGTCACTTAAAGTCAGCAATCACTCTCCAGCCATCATTCGGGTCGATTTCAAGAATTGAAGAATAATAATCATGAATGCTTTTTTCCTAATCGTCTCTATAGCCTTTTTGAGCCCCTACAGGTCTTTCTAAGTTAAGCTTATGACGTCGCTATATGCGTTAACAATATAATTTCCTTTATGTAGTCGTCAGGTTCTAATGACGTTAAATGTTTTAATGACGTCAACTCTCGATGTGGATATTAAGCTATGAATTTGGTAATAACATCTTTAATACGGTCGTCAAATTGTTATTAACGTCGTCGAGTCAACGACGTCGTTAATTCCCTTATCATCTTAAGTTTGTATACGATGTCGATAACTTACAGCACGCAATAAATTTTCGATAAAGTTTATGACAACGTTAATATCATGGAATCATTTACTCCTTGTCTGTATTTTGACTCGTCCTACGGGCTCATCAAAATACGCGGCTCAACTCGCaaaaatactcagtgatactacacaccaaaatgaTTGGTAAGATATGCAAATATAATAGATTGTCCAGTTTCAAGCTCTCATATGTCAAGATTGgctgagaaaagaaacaaagatcCACACACTCATGTTATATCCATAATCATCTTGTAATCCTTGCAATTATTTCATCATGCACATGTTTCTAATGATCCTGTGCTCTATCTCCCTCTTTGAACAGCTGCTGTGCAAATTTTGGTCTCCGGTagtcatttttttcagctttgtcCCCTACCTACTTTTCATTTCCGCAAAGAAGcattagaaaatttttttgttttagctcGTGTAGACTCTCGAAGCCCTCAAAACAGCAGTCTATAGTAAGGTCATTTCAACACATCGCACTGGTCTCTGACTCGTAACATTCTATTCCTGAAGAAAATAGGTATGTTGGTTTATCGATCTCTGGGCAATGATTCCAAAACCTTACTGGTACAACAATTTTTCTCCGGACTATCATAAATTTCCTATCAATGTATAAAAATCCCAACATGTACACAGCTCATGTTGTCCTTCATGTGTGGATCCTCGTGTGATCCTATGCAACTCGCAGCACTGTATTTACTTATCACAAGTTTCACAAAAATTCAGTCAATTTTTATTGCTAGTCAAAGGACTTTAAGAgcaatttggaatgaaaaaaaagtacaggtaAGCGTTGCATAGACCAATGCTGTTAAGGAAAGATGTTACGAGCTTGGGATTGTGTAGTCTGATCGTGGAAgggtgactgacgtttcgacaagCTGAGCAGCTCAGGTTGTCCACACAAACAGTCATAGTCAAAGGTAAGGTCTTTtcaggaaatgatcaactgTAACTCCGAGGGTTCAAACCACTTTCTCACTGCTGCTGTTATGGAAATTAATGTACAGGTTATACCTAAACTATagcgttttaaaattttcctcagaCAACTTGTGCGACTGATAACCCTTTTTATGTGACCCGCGCACTTTTTGTTAACACTTCTCTAATAAATgatctattttttctttcttgaaggAATCATCTCACTGGTTGGTTTATTCGGTAACTCTATAGTTGCTTCTATTATTGTTTCAAGTCGACGGCGCGGTCGGCGGTCGGCCGTGCAGTTGTTTCTCCTTCACCTGGCGATTTCAGACTTGCTTGTATGTATAGTGTGCATACCACTGACTATATGGATCAATTTCTACTATCCAGAACAGGACAAACCAGGAGCTGGTGCGGTGTGTAAGATAGCACGATACGTCCAGGTAAGAACATTTTCAAGGTTTAGCTTGTTATACAAGCATTCATTTAACGAGTCAGCGGGGAAAACCCATTCATGGAATCATTATTCAGGTAACAAATTATCAGACATAGTCCCTGCTATCGACAAAGCGCGCGAATCTATTTTCATTTACACTAGAGATCATTGATATGCGCTAAACTAGACCACTTTTTCGCAAATCAGTGGGACTATTGTTCGCATTCCACTTGTTCTAGTATGGTCTCATAGGTTGAGCAAAAAACATAAAGAATTAAATACCGTCATATTATTAACCAGCCATAAAGAAAGGGAATAGATATACTTTCTCCACTAGACTCTTCTAAACAATTTTACGATTATAACAATAACAGAAAGCAAACTTTAGTATCTTTAAAgaatttgattcaaaataaatatcagtctccctcttttttctctttttaattttaattaatatgATGTCAAAAAGATGTACCAAATAAGCGCTATTAACCATTGCAGgcgcattttttcttttagtttctcGCGCCATCCAGCTCTATCTGTTTACTAACTGTGATCAGCATTGATCGTTACTACTCTCTGGTTCGTCCATTGCAAGCGATGAAAACTTGGCTCCGCCCTAAAGTTCTAATCAGTGCGGGATGGATCTACGGAGGCAGCATTTTCCTTCCCACGTTCTACTTCGCTGACACCGAGGATATCCAATCAGGAAACGAAACGTTTTGGTATTGCCGTACCATTCCTAACAACACAACAGCCGGTTTCATCTACCTGTTGTTCCTTTCCATCTTTGGATTCGGTATTCAGTTAATCACTATAATTGTGTTGTACAGTCGCGTGGGAAAGGCAGTGTGGAgccgagaaagaaaaatttctcgCTCTGGAACACTGTCTAGGGCTACTTCAGAATCGCTGGACAAAACAAGAAAACGCGTCACTAAGATGCTTTTAATTGTCGTTATATGCTTTCTCCTCTGTTGGGCGCCGTTTGTCATATACACTGGCTTCATTGAGAGATCAGTTGCCCCATTCCCTAATCCAGCCGATACTGTACGAGTTATTACCTATGGCTTTGGGCTTTTCAATTCAGTTTGCAATCCATTCATCTACTTTTTTAACAGCCCAAATTTTCGGAGAGATTCTCTAcgcaaagtttgtttggaagtcATAGATGCAATTGGACAAGATGAAAACAAGGCCCACCGCTCAGACAGCACAACAAGGAGTTCAGTCGTGGCAAGTAAACCAGACTCGGTTGTGGGGCCAACCGAAATAAACGGTTCACAACAAAATGGCATTGACAACGATGTGCGTGATAACCAGACTCACGATACCAGACTTTAAAACGTGGACCCGTTCGCTATCTGTGACCAGATCTGACTTGTACAGTGAGCTGGAAAATACAGGTTTTCCAGCAGCTAAAAGTTGAGACAGGAATGAAATCTATGATAAGAGATTTTCTAGAATCCTGACGTTGTGTGGTGTCAGTGATATATTATTCAGTGAGGATCAAGTAAGTTACTTAGGTGATTAGATAGATGCGCTCTTTTCGGTCGAGAATTATACCACAGTCTAGTTATGATCCTATCAAGCACAGTAATGATTACTAATTTTCAAAATCGAAGTAGggacaaatgaaaatttatgaATTGCATCTAGTTCCAATTGAGTAATTATACTAACACAGTCAATGGATGTTGTCGTATAATCAATTACTAAACTCAGTTTCACAACAGAATAAGGTGCTGTAAATCAGAAATTTATTACTCGCTTGAAATTTGCACGTATATGTATTATTTTAAACTGTTTATGACATTACTCAGTCAACTGTCATGGAAATCGCgaaggaaagaaataacaagCTTCGTTGTAAAACAGGGAGAGACGCCTTAGATATTACCTGAGCTGCTGTGGAAGCAATATGAAATTCTCGACTCTATCAAACGCGAGATCATTAATGCATCAATGAGTTTTTCTAATCGAGATAATCTCATGAGTCTTAGTCAAAAAGCCTCCGTCGCATTATAATATGATTCTGattatgtaaaaaaatgaatatattCTCGCTGTGTATGATACGCTGCTAATTCAAAATATATGATCCagtcaataaagaaaaattttcagagtACTTTCTCGTTGTGTAGAGATCTAATATTTTGTTCTCTCTTATGGTAGTCACCTCCTTATAAAGCAATCTTCATTAAGCTTGAGGATATATATTACTTGTGTTACTTAGTTCGATTATGCGTGCTTTTGAAAAGGAACCTTCTGAAGTGCAGTAATAATATCtaatcagaaaagaaaaggctGCATCATAGCTAACATTTCTCttagatttttcttaattttctcaatttttattACTCTTGATGTAAGTGTCTTCGTCTCGAGCGTATAGAAAAATTTCCTGTACGATGATCGTAGCGTTACTAAATGTTCAGTTTTTTAACTGAACTAGTCAATCTAGAAGTAAGTTACTTCTAGATTGACTTCAGTTACTTCTGAACttgctatgattttttttttaacaaatgaagtTGCCATAGCAACTATATAACTTTTTAAAAGCACTCACGATTTCAGCTTCATTCGCATGTAATTCAGAAACAAGTTCGGtgaactaaaatgaaaaaagccTATCGAGATTCACATTTCCGTAAAGTCTGAAGCCCTCACCGACCCCAGTTTTTAGTAACAGGAACATTTAAGTCATTTGTGTTTTTAAGAGGCTGTAGAGCTGATTTGACAATCTTTGATGTCGCGAAAGATTCCTTGGGAACTCACACAGCCTAGTTGCACCCAAACTGAGATGATCTGGGGACGAGAGTGTTGGAACCGCCTGGCAGATCGGCTGCTGATGCGGAAAAATATATCATAGTGGAAGTCTTGTCAGAGCTGAAAATGGGAGGTTCTCAATCTAACTTACCTCCCCGTCCTCTTGGTTTTGAATATATGTGTATAGCTATTCGCCACCCCGATAAAATTCGTGTCATTCATGGTACAGATCGCGAAATTAGCATCCTCCGTCAAACCATCCAAGAAACATGGCTTCGAGGAATCCAAAGAGAATCATTCCTTCTTAATGGAGCTCATGAATTCAAGTTGAATGGATATCCATTTTCTCTGAATATTTCATCCGGCGATGCCGTACTTTCCCGGACAATGGCTGGTGCTGTCCTTCACAGACTATATTGTGATGGATGGAAGCTGCTGGCTTCTAGTGACTTGACCAGAACAACAGATCTTACTACGTGGATCTTTAAGAAAATATCGATTACACTGTTGTCCTCCCAGCCATTCGTGGTTGTGGGCCTCAGCAGCACTGATACTTTAATGATACTCAATGCACCTGCCGAACTCCATCAAACTTTCAAAGACATAGTCGACAAATCATGGCCATTTGGAATCCAAAGGTGGTCgtatgagaattttgtgttatttATCAAGTTGAAAGGAACGCCTTGGCATCCAGACGGAGAGGAAACAGTTCATTCAAGAGTGCTTCTGCAAACGCTTGTCACTGATCTGTATGTGAGGCAATGGAGATTGTACGGAAATTCCAACCTTAAAAGTGGTACCAACACCTTCTTCTTTGAACACGACCCAAGCATTGCTTTAGGGCAGCCCTGCCCACCACACTTCACCATAAGCCTCAACAAGTACGACACCTTGAGGTTGATTGGAATTCCAGACAGCTTGACTTCTGCTGTACGTGATGTCATCCAAACCAACTGGCCAAGAGGTATTCAGGAAGAGTCACGCTACTCTTTGAGCTGGCAGTTTAAGCTGCGTGGAAACCCTTGGTGGGCTTCAGGTGAAGAGGCAGTAATTTCGAGGTATCTAATACTGAAAATAATTGAAGCAATGCAGGCATATGGATGGAGCATTGTCACTAGTATTGACAGCTCAAGGAAATTGTCAGATAAGAGTTCCCTTCTTTTCAGACAGTCACAGCCAAGGCAGGCTCCAGTTTTCTGTATAAGTTTGAATGAGACAGACAAACTGCGACTAATAAATGCACCTGAAGACATTGCAAAGGTAAGAGCATAAATAATGCAAATCATTTTTTAGAAGACTTGTTTCAACCTCTCTTGCAAGCCCTTCCCCATTTAGCACTTTGAGAGTCTATCATTAATCTCCTCTTTGTGATGAGCCCAACTCTTCCCTCCTGCCcataaacaaaaacttgatccaaaataaaaacacaggAGAAATAGTTCTGTTAAGTAGATATGGTATAGCTTTACATTAAGTAATATTACAACATGATCTGCAGGTTGTGgatgattttctcttttttattggTACAACTAGATGCGTTACTGTGTGCACTCAGGCTTCTCCATGTAATTAAACTTGGTTTGCAGAAATAAATGTATCTGGCAGTAGTCTGCCAGTGCCCAACAACAAAGCTATTGAAATATTATCAattgaattgataacgtaaattagcctcTGTAAAGAGCTTAAAAGCTTTCATTTCCAGCGTTAGCCCTACTTGACATAGGGCTAAGGCTTTACTTTGCATAGTGTGATCTTATGTCTTCTCTCACCTTTATTTTCACCATCGAATCGTTCTCTACATTTCCCGTTTAGTTAGTAGTTTTGTCTAGGATATCACAATCATCAATTGTCAAGATAACAACAGTCTCTGCATAGCTATCTACATACTATTTTCACTTCTGTGTTAATTGGGTACAGTTTTTCATAATGTTAAAATATTCGACAGTATCAGTTCTGGCAGTTATAGATGATCCTTTGAGTGCTTCAAACTCCATAGGTGGCTTACTAAATCAGTAAGACTGCTCAATAAAAGATTCACTTGAAAGAGTTTGCTCTTAGGACTCTCATAGTGTCTCTTGTATCTTCGAGAAGACTTTTGTATTTACGGGGAAAACTcctttgcatttcaaaagtgCAATAATGATCCTGTAAGTGTATTGGACTACAATAAAGACAGATAGCTTCActtcactttctttcttttttttatttcctatgGAGGCCCAATTCAAACATGATTGAAAAACTGTTAAACATCACAAAATAATGCTTTTATAACTTTCTTTCCATGTTgatgtttagaaatgtcaagatGTGATTTATGCACAGTACGCCCTTGGTATTCAGAGAGTGCAGCGCTATGGAAATAGTCTTGAATTTAAACTACTGGGTAATCCTTGGGGAGATGGAATTAGTGGACATGATGGAATCCATGGCAGAAGTCTGATATGCCACTTGGTCCATGTACTGGCAAACCACCATTGGAAGCTTGTCACATCAGCAGATGTGTCAGCAAAGTATGTCCACCGCGACAAAGCTCCTGATTATCCAATAGATGTGGACAGCTTATTCTTCACTTTTGACCCAACAGCTGTACAGTCATCAGCACCAGCACCACCGTACTTTCAGGGGTATTCTCAACCATTTGCACAGCCTTCTCCTTCATATGGCTTTCTTCAGCAAAATGCTCCTCCACCTTATGACCCACCAGCCTATGGTGCacagttttcttaaattcttaAAAGGCTCAGAGGCTAATATGGAACATTTAAGTTCATGTAGGTGTGTTTAAAACCCCACTTTTCTTTGAATATGGAACAAATCTCTTGATCTCCCATACATTTCACTTTATCTCTCTTAGATAAGATTGTGTGAATTTGGATGattttcaatgaaagaaaacaattgaaatttaGTTGAAAAGGTCTCCAGTCTCCAGTTCCCTAAATCatttaagaaaatgtttttaacaCACCAATTTTCTTGTTAAAGTAGTGGTATTGAAGATAAGGTTGATTTATGAATCAAGCTTTAAGTGACAAAATAAATCACACTTTTATGATATTAGGGAGATAATGGACAATAGAAAGAAGGATAATATTTATATCAAGCTTAAAGCAGAAGGTTTATTGTTGAGTTAGAGGCACAAAAAATCTTAGAAACCGTGTTATCTGATAAAATAATGTAGCAGTAGAAATTGTTTGATATTTGAATTTATACGTTTCCTCAAAGTTACATTAAGGTTGTATCTATTTCCTGCTGAGGGAATTCCATGCATTTGTTCCCTTACAGTTCGTTAAATATACTATTGATAGCGGAGCTCGtagagcgtagccccataattatacaaagtagtagtaacccatcaagccgaaaaaatttggatgtacgaccgtacaaggtgctacttttttcatgcgtggtcaactgtaccgcgggcacgccaacgccacggctttgtttagttgtccagtggtcagtgcactgggctccgagtcggacgacccgggttctagtcttggctggggcaaggcgttgtgccctcGAGACGTAcggggaaaaaaatgcgagctccggTTTTAGGCTTGGTTAAATATATACATTAGCTAATACTTGCATAAGGAAAGTACAGTGTAATACAATTGATGTTTTACATTTCTTATATTATAATTGTGGATGTTAACTATTGTCCTAGAAAATGTATCAAATAGGAAGGCATTttcttgttgtgtttttttatcataaaaattgtagTATGTAATAGGTCTGGAGCTAAATTATCATCAAATACATGGTTAGTTAGGTGgcgtcattttttttctgtgggcTATCGATTTAGGTATTCTGTTGGCGAGTAGGAGCAAAGAACATGTGTGCATGTAAACAAGCATTCTTAACAGGCCATTTGTTCATTTGTCCTCAATTTACCGGTCTCTAGTCAACCTACCTTTGTCCTGCCAATATTTCCATCTTTTCCACATGACAACGACAGgctgaatttaaaataaagCCTTTGTAGGTTCTCGATCCAAATCAGACCAAGAAACATTTTGGAAGCAACTCCGAAGTGAGGGTTTCACCCTCTGACCGTGAGATGCCGATAAAGGCATTTTACTTTAAACATTAGAGACTAAAAGAGGAGGCCTGTGCTGCAACCACCACGTTTTACGGTGATGACGCCTCAGAAACTCAAAAGCGTTGTGCTGCCCAGATGTTGAAAACCTGCCCCCAATACCAGGCCTGAACAAGTAATTTCTCGCACCCGTTTTGAATTCGCTTTCAGAAAGTTAGCCGCTGTTGTGGGGATCTATTACGCTTTGTTAGAGCGTTATAATACTCGCATCAGTGTTGAAGAAAGCTACTCATTGTGGAAGCTTTTCTTCCTCTTCAGGGTGGACGATATGGAAAACGATGCACGCCTGAATTTAAAATGGGGTTATTAACGATGGGTATTGTAGTTAATCTAGCAACTGGAAAGGATGAAaatttacgagaaaaaaaaaaaaagaaggaaaaagaaaaaccaaaataaatcaACGGGTGGGTCACCACAATGTTCGACGACCAGTTTTAGAGATCTAGCTGATATTCCGGTAGCCCAGTGTAAAAGTCGTTTTCTTTGTAAACACAATGAAGTACGCACAGAATGGGTCCGCAATTGGGGAAGCTTGTTCTTCACCAGCTGATGGTTAATGGAGTCAATTGATTCCTCCTTGACATCGCGTTCGGAGTTTCAGAAGTTCACGAAGCCGTACTTGCGGAGAACTTGTTTActcaattgttttaaatttgttttcattttgccaTAAATTTAGTAAAGTGTAATTCACGCTTAGCTGCCAAGGTTGCGCCTGTAACCGAAGGCAATCACACAAAACTGACCTATCCGAAAACAGGAAACATTTCCAGGATTACTTTTAATGAATCCCTCCTTGAATTTTAACCATCTTAGTTTGCTTTGGTGATAGGCACTGATTGGCAAAATTGACTCTATTATTCTTTGCCACTGCGACTGGTTGATTGCGTTTGACAGATAACCAAGTAACAATAATTGCTCTCTTTACGACTTCGACGAAGGTAATTTTTTTGACATACCAGTTAATGAGCCAGAGAATACATGTGCACTTAAGAGAATTTTTCATCCCAATCTCGCTTCCTTCTTCCTATTTCTAATCAGACAACCCAAGTTTGAGTAATTGTTTGCCAAATGTGTACACACTACACCGTGACATGGTTATATTTCAGGTAAAAGTTTTTCAACAGAGGCAACAGAGGCACGGTACAAAATTCACCAAGTTCGTCAAAATTCAAACTTAGGATGAGTATTCTTCACAAGGAAGAAGCTTATAAAGGTGAAAGAGTTTGTTTGTCTCCGGCTCTCCGAAAACAGTTCTTTGTTGATGGATTAGTGACGGAAATAGGAATTAACCATCACACGTTTTTATTACAGCCTAATTTGTTCCTTTAGGTCCCAAGAGGGCACCTGAAGTAAAACCAAGTAATTTTAACTTAAGTAAAACGGAAAAGATTTATTCAGGATGACGCATTCAACTGTCTCATTTGGGTAAACCGATAGTTTGGCTCTATGTAATTCCGAAGTTTTTTCGCGCACAAGTTATGGGAGGTCTCTTCAGCAGAGAAGAGGCCTGATATCCTTGTTactaaaacaaaagattacATGTACATCTTGACTTCATCATATTGTCCACGATGTGAAATCTGGTCCTAGGACTACGAAGTGACGCTTTGCTACGGAAAAttgtttcagaaatatttataGCGCAAATGACTTTCAGCTGTACACTGCCAGTTTTTTAGTGTACACATGATGAAGACTCTTCAGTCCCGAAAGGTCGGACGAAGCAAATACCGACGGAaacttggtaaaatttccttgGATACCGAGACTAGTGTCAATGATGGTTTTGGTGATGAACTAAATGAGATTCCAGGACACTTCATGTACAATGAAGAGAACGACGCAATCCAACAAGTTTTAAAACTACCAGATATTTCTGTCAACGATGGCACTGAACacagggaaggaaacaaacctGATTTAAGTTTGCCACCTATCAGCGGGGATGACAAAGGCTCTAATGAATACAGAAAACATAATAGCGGCCAAACAAAGCTGCCAAAAATAAAGGCTGAACCACGAAATAACTCTGTTACGCAATCATGTTGGTTAGAGAGACACGATGTGTCTTCTATAAGCTGGAAAAAGGCATTGGATGTTTTGGACGATAAAGCCAGAGATTTTGCCGGAAAACATCACAAACGACCTAAAAGAGACATATCTGACCAAGGCAGAAAAGAAATTGTCAAGAAGAGTTGAAGAGATGATCAACAATTGAACATATATCAGTTTAAGTATTATAAACTAACACAACATCATAAGATACGTATTTTTCTGTTCCCTAAGTTGAAAATAAGATGAAAACTATTTCCGATTGATATCATAATCAGGAAACACAAAGTTTTTACACGACAATCAGTAAATAGAAGCAGTCATTCTTGTTTCTAActtattaaaaaggaaagacATTAGATGACGAATTATAGTTATTTATAACTACCTGGTTTAACACAAACTTTCACAACTGCAACACACTTAAAACGTTGACTCGCTAATACATTTACGGGCATAAAGATTacctttttactttgtttgtaAGATTCAGTTATGAAGTGACTCGCCGCTAGACCAGATGACTCACAATTGAACTCATGTATATTAGTGGGATTAGGATTTCACATCTTTCACGCTATTGGCAATACCTGTCCTCTTTTAAATTTAAGAGGTACTTTTATTCATCCCAACACTAAAAGGCTACCAACAGACCACTTGGGATATGAAGAGCAAtctattttgtttaattactcTCTCTGTTTTTAGTACCGCGTTCTCTGCATCCGACTCTCATCATCATTTCACATAAGAGAATCGTGTGAATTACCACTGGAAGGAAACCAACTTTGGCCATTCATCTGACTACGACCTTGTGTTTCGGTAGTAATTTTGTGAGAAACTGCGtgcaataaaatattaaaattatgGATGGTAAGTCAGGCATGTATTAgagaaaacttttcaacctgACCACCGCTGACTTATTACCGGTTATCGTTTTATTTGGTATTCTCGTCACAAAAACCAGTTAAGACGTTGGCTAAACATGATATCAAAATGATCAAGGAAAGTTGATTAAAGTTGCTCCTTTTTTTCTGCTCTCTCTTAATGGTGATAGCTGGGGAAAATTGTCGACAACAAGTAAAAAACAGAGTTACTACAAATATGATGCCTGTGATCCACATGATTTTTACTTGTTCACAAGCCTACGGAGCTTCTCCCTCTTGTTTCTATTATAGTGTTTCTTCCATGGTTTATAAGGCATGCCCGCATTACCCTCTAGTGCTGGGATTGCCGCCGCCCCATATTGGCTTGACTCTGTGGCGTGAAAACCTCGCGTAAACCAGCGAACTTGCCCctgctaaaaataaaacaaacagac containing:
- the LOC131773932 gene encoding pyroglutamylated RF-amide peptide receptor; translation: MAESNRTVNTVYKVWSINGSEFIVALILLGIISLVGLFGNSIVASIIVSSRRRGRRSAVQLFLLHLAISDLLVCIVCIPLTIWINFYYPEQDKPGAGAVCKIARYVQFLAPSSSICLLTVISIDRYYSLVRPLQAMKTWLRPKVLISAGWIYGGSIFLPTFYFADTEDIQSGNETFWYCRTIPNNTTAGFIYLLFLSIFGFGIQLITIIVLYSRVGKAVWSRERKISRSGTLSRATSESLDKTRKRVTKMLLIVVICFLLCWAPFVIYTGFIERSVAPFPNPADTVRVITYGFGLFNSVCNPFIYFFNSPNFRRDSLRKVCLEVIDAIGQDENKAHRSDSTTRSSVVASKPDSVVGPTEINGSQQNGIDNDVRDNQTHDTRL
- the LOC131773924 gene encoding uncharacterized protein; protein product: MGGSQSNLPPRPLGFEYMCIAIRHPDKIRVIHGTDREISILRQTIQETWLRGIQRESFLLNGAHEFKLNGYPFSLNISSGDAVLSRTMAGAVLHRLYCDGWKLLASSDLTRTTDLTTWIFKKISITLLSSQPFVVVGLSSTDTLMILNAPAELHQTFKDIVDKSWPFGIQRWSYENFVLFIKLKGTPWHPDGEETVHSRVLLQTLVTDLYVRQWRLYGNSNLKSGTNTFFFEHDPSIALGQPCPPHFTISLNKYDTLRLIGIPDSLTSAVRDVIQTNWPRGIQEESRYSLSWQFKLRGNPWWASGEEAVISRYLILKIIEAMQAYGWSIVTSIDSSRKLSDKSSLLFRQSQPRQAPVFCISLNETDKLRLINAPEDIAKKCQDVIYAQYALGIQRVQRYGNSLEFKLLGNPWGDGISGHDGIHGRSLICHLVHVLANHHWKLVTSADVSAKYVHRDKAPDYPIDVDSLFFTFDPTAVQSSAPAPPYFQGYSQPFAQPSPSYGFLQQNAPPPYDPPAYGAQFS